In Lathyrus oleraceus cultivar Zhongwan6 chromosome 2, CAAS_Psat_ZW6_1.0, whole genome shotgun sequence, the DNA window AAGTTCAACATTACATTGCTGAAAAACACTAATGACATAACAATTACATGACAGACTCATTAGACTAACTTAACCATAGCTGCTATCAACATCCATGACAGACCAATTACAAACATTAACCATAAATTTTTCCTCTTTTCCATTGCAATCTTTTTCTTCAGTTTTTCTAACTTGTTAAGCTTTCCGGCTCTGCAATCTATCTCCTCAACAATCTCTTTAgcaaattcaatcaaataagCCTTGTTGACTTCACATTGGCGGCATCCGGACGGATTGGTTTCTTTCACTGCAAACTCACTGACCAAATCATCCCACAAAATAAACCGCACCCATTCTGCAATTTGAGACAAACACCACCAACAATTAATTTCGAAATCAaactcaaaataataaaatgcttCAAAATTGCTCACCATATTATTCCTGCATTTCCAAAATTTGCGACCGGGGTTTTCAATTGACTTGGAGACCAACAACTTCATGGTTTCATTGCATCCACATCTTGGTAAGCCGTTTCCAACTTCACTCGTGGAAGATGCCTTGCTGCCACCCATAACCCAGATGAAGGGGACACGGACGAAGATgaagagagggatggatttggggtagggatggatttcacgaagagagagagggatggatttgggatagggatggatttcacgaagagagagagggatggatttggaACCCTAATTTCTAGTTTATGCCATGCTGGAGACCTAATGAAGATTCACatgtgaaaataaaaaaattaaaaagccACGTCTGAAATAAAAAACCAAGATTCCATGCCACCTGGATATTAGGGGGTTCTATGAAGGAATCTACATAACATAAGGGGGGTATTGAAAAAATAACTTTACCAGGGGGTAACCCTAAACTCGCTAACATTACAGGGGGGGTAAAGTGTATTTAACCCTACTCTTTTTAATAGAGGGCATAAAGGTGTTGTAGACACTGTGAGTTCGATAAAAGCTCTCTTTGGATTTGTTTTTGGCGACATTCAAAAGGTCTAATGATTTTTGTTTTGTTGGAGTGGTGCTCAAATCCTCTCGCTTGCTTTCATTAGCGATGTTTGTTTCCATTTCCTTCGTTGTTTTGTTCTTCTAATTTGTACCGGGTTCAAAACCCCTTATGCTATCTTTTAATACAATTTCCTCTTACTTTAAAAAAATTCAAGATTGGTCATCAGATTCATTTATTGAAATGATAAAATTAACCATCCACAAATTAGATTCATCATCGGATTGATTTGTTGAACTGATAAAACATACACAGTGACACGTCTTTATATTCATTGATCATTAGTAGAACCACTGCTAACCCAACtcttaataataataaaaagttAAAGCTATAAGCATAATAGTATAAATGAAGGTATAGTTAAAAATAGAATACTATATCAAAACTAGACATGTTCTTTATATTAGGCATATCTCACATTATACAATATGTTCACCTCTAATAGATTGAAAATTCTAACACAAGAAATGAGATTAGATTCTTTAGAACCTTCCTTATATTTGATAACAACTCGAAAATTTGAATCACGATTCTTCGAAATTGTAGAGAATCATTCTCAAATCATAGTCGCATATCTCTTTTTGAAACTCTTCCTTCCATGTAGATTTAAAGACTTTTTCATAGCCACCGGCTTTACATGCAAACGCTCTTCAATCGAACATCGACGCATTGTTTTGCTACTTTTTTGAGTAATGGCCTTCCAAACACTAACCTTGTGCATCTCTTTCTCAACAACTTGATGATATCTTCTAGATTCAGATGATTCATCACTTGATTCACCAATCATGTTTTCAAATGCAACATTGTTGTTTAACACATTCTCTTGATCATTCCTCGGATTCTCCATTTGAGTCTCTTGGTTTCTTCCGAAGTTGTTATTTTCCTGTTCCGAATTCAACAACGTTACTTCAGGAGTAACGTTGTTGGAAACAATGCTGGCTCGACAAAGAGGACAATTAGTATGAGATCTCAACCAAGTATCAATACAAGAAATGTGAAAAGCATGACTACACTTTGGCAATAGTCTTAAAGTTTCATCTTCACGAAACTCGCTCAAACAAACGGAACATTCCGTTCCTTCGATTAGTCCTTCGTTTTTTCTATACTTGCAAACCGTAATCGAGTTTATAATTGATTGTTGCAAACCAACCGTAGCGATGAGCCACACGGGGTGATCGCGATTTTCATTGAGAAGCTCTTCGTTGTTAAAGCCTTGAGACCGAATGGAGTTGTTGATTCTCCAACCACACATTTCATTATAGCATTTCACTTTGATGATATAGAAAACAATGATGATAAAAATCAAAGAGAATAATGAAATAAGGATGATGAAGTAGGAGCCAATATGGTTAACTTGTGTAGTATGTTCTAAAGGTGGGGGTGTGAAATAGTAATTTGTGTTAGTGTAACAATTTGAAGGACATAAAGGATCACAAAAGCCATAACAATCTAAGGTTTGGTTTGAGGTAGCTTCTGTTGGGAAGAGCTTTCTTTGGATCCTAGCCATTGGAGACACAATTGAAGAGAAAGGAAATGAAGAAATTGAGTTGATGTTTAGAAGGAATTAGAAGAGATTGAATAGTTTTGATGTCTTTTTCTAAGGTGTAGTGGAAATTTATGTGTTTGTTGTGTTTGGTAAATGACAATGATATTGAAAGTACCTTCATAACTCCCTTAGTTTATGGTTGGTTTGTTTATTAAACAAGCAACAAATGTTATAGTAGTAAAGGTTTCATCTAGAAGAAAAAATTATTAGTTTAGGTGATTTGTCCTTATTCATTCTTTTCAAATAAGGGATATATTAACCTAACATCGTATTCTCAATAATGCATTCAATCAATCAAATATTTGTAAATACATTAATACATGATGGGTATTCTTTAGtaaaagtattttttaatttGCCTTTGATAATACACACTCAGTTCCACAACTAATATTTTTGTTTACAAAGTAAGTAAATAAATAATGGAGAAAGAATAATGTTTTTATTAAACTATTTTAAGAGATTATTGTTGTATTTATTGTAATCATACTATCAACATAAATATAAAGTGAAAGATGATAACTTTGAAAGTAGTATTAATTAATGCATATAATTGtaaaatatattaatattatatttaaaaGTAACATGTTTATTCATTTTAAggtattatttatttatataagTCATTCATTATAGAATGACTAGGGTGGCAAGCGGATATGTCTACTTCGATTAAGTTTGTCCGCAAAATTATGTGAAATACGAGGTAAGGTGGCAGATTCGCAGGCACGGTATATTTTAAGTCTAAAAACGCAAAAACTTATATTAATGTTCGCACTCAAAAAATATAGGGTGGGACGAAACACAACATTAGAGGTGAGAGCTTAAACTCTTTACCTGCATTGCAAAAATATCCAAGCAAAACATACGATGACTGATTTGTTTTTCCACAATCTAATGTTGAGATACTTTCGGTGTTCTTTTAATCTTCACTTTTATTTAATAATTAGATTGAGACATTTAATAACTAGATTAAGACTCGTACGATGCGCGAGATTGAGATGGGTTTTTAAGTAGTATTATAATATATAgatttttttaattataaaaatacTTTGTAATTTAGATGAAAAGATGAAGATGATAAAAAGAGTGAGTAAAAGTTTAAGTGAAAAGAAATATGTCGAATCATAAAGATGCAAATAAAACGTCacaatttaattttaaaatgtaaaataagtgtaaatatcaaaaaaaaatatattttcttttttttcaacaTCTATAAGAATGTTTGTTCTTCGTTATTTCGTAGATAGAAGACATTCCACTCCAAGTTCAAATTACTCACATTCTATGTAATTATTCATGACAATCAACATTCAAATCATAGACAAAACTCTCTATTTTGAGTTGAATTTGTAATCTAGAGGACATTCTTATGTTTAATTTTGTAATGTGTTGTGTATCTAGCTGAAAGTTTATGGTTTAATTTTGTAATGTGTATCTATGAGTATGAATCAAAATAATATTTTAGAAATAATTTGAAACATTATATTGTCTATTTAAAAATTATAGTTTAAATTTGAAAGAACCGTTTGATAATTTTTTTAGCATTGTAATAAGattaaatatttgaaaataataataataataataataataataataataataataataataataataataataatagtatgAAAAAAAGTGCATCTTTATAATTCTTGCTAAATAATAGTTATCACTTTTTTTGTGAGCGATTTAAGTAGTGATAATGTTATCACTTTTATTAAGAGACTAAaactattttaatttttatagaaattaaattaattttcataatttttttatcGAGTTATTTGAAAATTGATTAATTTAATATTATAAGAAAATAAGTAAAGTCTCATAGTTTTTTTTATCGAGgtatttaaaataatatattttttttatacGGAATAAGGGTGCGTAATAGAAAATATAATGAAAATTTAATAGTTTGAATTTTGATGTAGGATGAATATATAATTTGTTTGTCTATTTGAAAGTTATAAATTAAATTTGGAATAATTGTTAGATAATTTTTTTAGCATTGTAATGAGATTAAATATttgaaataataataataataacaataataataataataataataataataataataataataattagtGTATGAAAATAATTGTATCTTTATAAGTGTTGCTAAATAATCGTTATCTCTTTTTGTTTTGAGTGATTTAAGTAGTGATAATGCTATCATTTTTATTAAGAGGctaaaaattattttaattttatagaAATTAAATTAGTTGTCATAATTTTTTTATCAAGTTATTTGAAAATtgattaatttaattttattagAAAATAAATTAAGTCTCATAGTTTTTTTTATCGAGGTATTTAAAATAATATCGTTTTTTTTATACATAATAAGTGTGCGTAATAAAAAATAGAATGAAAATTTAATTGTTTGGatattgatgtatgatgaataTATAACTTGTATATGTATGTATCTTATAGTAATATGTGTTTTGATGAATTGTGGATGTACAATTTGCACAAGCATGTAACTTTATATATGGAATGGAGAAGCAAAAGTAATAAATCAATTGATATACATAACTTTTAATAAGAGGAATAGGAGGAGATGACTTATgaaatatgaaaatataagtgTTTTAATTAAAAGAAAATTTATAAATGAAATGTTACATATTTTCCTTAAATGAATAATAGAAATTTTGGAAAGTTGTATTTTGAAGAGTGCCACAACATATTTTTAATGACGTGGAAAGTAAGAGAATGAGTTGTCAATAAAATAATTTGAGGCTcaattttaatatattataatagattttttcttttttaattagTATTTTCAAAGTTGAATGGCATATCGCTTATATTTTTAATGGGATATATTTATAAAGTTTGAGTTAAGGGTTAGCAAATATATTGAAAAAAGACATCGACTCGATCACCTCAAAATCTTAATATACTTTTATTTATGAGTGTTAAATCCTCCAAAATATTTTAAGAGTGAATGAAATTGTTTAAGAAGCAAGTAGCTCAAACAAAGAATTTATATTTTTAAAGTTGGCTTTGAAATTTCTTTTGATTCAATTGATTAGGATTATTTGGAAGAGGCAATGCCTTTAATGAGGTTTCTTTCGAAGTGGATTTCTTTTGAGAAAAAATCCACCATATTGACTTTCTAATAATCATAATCTATGCAATTTAAAATAGGTGATCTATTTATATACCATTCATCCTTTGTGTTGTCCATAGGAATATAAAATATATCTCTAGAGCTCATCTAAACAGAACAGGGTGTCTGCTCCGATGCCAATTGAAATTCAATTCCTTAAGGGACATTTGTTGGACCAACTGTTGAGAGAACTTATCCAACTTTTTAAATCAATTAAAGAATAATTTGAAAGCTATGAAACAACAATAATAAACAATGCATAAATCTATAAAATAACacaagaaaggaaattcactactTCGAATTAAAACAATTAGTCTTATAAGAACCTTCATACCCTATGGAGTTCTATACATCTCCCTAATCCtagtgactttctatttaggtATCCTTTAAATATGAGAACTCACTCCTTTATTCAACCATTAACCCATAGTGATCAACCTCAATAACAAATCTATTGATTATTGAATTTACAAATCAACTAAGATAAACCAACAACTATGCCAAATTACTGAAACATAAAGTGGTGTACACTATTAGATTCAAAACTAATCCTTATGAGGGCATAAATGTTGAATACAAGAAAGAAAATAATCCCAAACCCTAGACACCAAGAACATAATCTTGTGTAGAAAACTCTAAAACATGAGAATTGAGTCTCCTTATATAGAAATGTCTTTTCGGGTTTTTCTCCTTGGATATCTGATTTAAATTCATACAGAATAATAGAGTATCTTGTTTGAATTGATTGTTCCATAAAACTCTCCAAAATATATGATTTGTTacattcaaattcaaattcaaatcacCGTTTAAATTTGATTTGATCTTCAATAGCTGTCAAACAAATCAATCGTACATTGCTAACAAATCTGCACCAAATTCGATTGAAAAATAATTAGAAAATATGCACCAAACAACATCCCTTATGGCCTGCTGAGAAGGCCAGATGTTGCGCTACATATACGGGAATATCGTGTTCCACATATTGCACCAGTACATCCAAAATAACACTTTTCCATGACATGTAGATCTTCTTTGTAGAGAGAATCTTGGATAAAATAATTCTGAACCAAAATGGAATACCATATGTCTGTTGCCAAAGACTAGGTGTTGCAGCACACGTGTTGGAACATCATGTTCAACAAGTGTCTTTTATGCCCCATAACCATCTTGATCGAACTCCATGTTGTTTTTCATAATACAATTAATCCCAAAAGGACCAACAATATCCCCCCTTTGGTAATTTTTGACAAAATAACTCTTCAAGTATAAAAGTAGCTAAGTATTAAGATATACTTAAACCAACAACAGCAGCAGTAGAAAAACCAAACTTAAAACATCAGAGCATACAACAACAACAGAAGAAACACATAATAGAGCACAACTCATAAATCATGATGTAGTTATACACACACATACaaacacacacacatacatacacaaaacacacacacacacacacacacacaaacacacacacacacacacacacacacacacacacacacacactatATTTTGAGATTGTTACACACAATGCACCATAAACAATCAACATGCAATCATTCTTGGTGAGATAGTCACGCAGTACTCAAGGTTAGTAGTTAGCTATCAAAATCCAGAGGCTACTACTAACGCATATCAGCATAAAAGTTAGAACCAAACATATCAGTTAGTACTAAGCACGATGCTAGAGCATCATCCCTTTACATTCAACATTTGGTCACACTAGGTTCAAAGTTTAAGGTTACACCAATATTATGATAAAAATACCCATACAAGGTCcaaaaattcaaaataaaaagaaaagatGTTGTTTAAACTTTAAATAGCATCCAATTACATCAGGAGCCACATGTCAAACCAGATGTCTGATATATCCTGGTTGACAACAACAGACAACTTAATCTTCATAATTGTCCTGCTCTTCTTTACTCCCAAATTCTCTGTCAAAATGTTCATCACTTTCAAACTACTTTTCTTCTTCACTGTCATCCTCTATTGTATCCTTAGTTTTATTGGCAGACTATTCAACCTCATCAATGTCAACTACAtcaacatcatcttcaacaacttcTTTAGTTGCGACATTATTCCCCTTTTTCATTAGGTTGATCAGATTATCTACTTCTTGTTTCCTAAGGGAGCTTGAGGTAATTGTGTCTTGTAAAGCTTTTGACATTTATTTTAATACAAGAAGCACATTAGTCCTGGTGGATTTGGCAATAGTAGAGGAACTACCACCAACAGCTTGACCTATGTGCTTAGGCATCACAACGTCAGGGACATGTGTCCCAATAAACAACTTCTTGTCAAAACTCAAAGGCACGACCCTTTTACTCTTCATATCTCCTTGATTCACAATATTAGAGTGATGTTTTAAGATGATCCCTGAGATCAAACAAGGAAAGGATATTTGGTAATTTTACAGCAAATGACTCAGCATGCTTTATTGTCTATTCAAAAACAAATTCATCAAAGTATATCTTAGCCTTTGTTACTATTTAAAAAATGAGATTGACCAATGTTAAGATAATACTGGATTTGTGATTTGTTGGTGCACTGTTTCCTGAATAAATCCTATAGAGCATATCATATTTCATATTCAAGCTTCCTGTAGGGATACCATTTTCTTGGGCCATTCTTCACATGCCCGCTAGAAATCTCCATGGCAATCTGATCCAAATATGGAATATCATCAGAAGGTGCAGACTTTCTTCCGCCCATATATGCATTGATAACCTTTGGAGAGAATATAACACATCTTCCTCGAACAAACACTCTCATATACTCTTGACTTTCTTCAATTTCCATATCAGCAGAGAGattcacaatgaattctttgacgAGTTTTATAAAACAAGATCCAAGCTCAAAAATAATGTTTTTTACACATAAGCTTCCACTTCTAAACGTTAGCTACAAAATGGAATGAGACATCATCCAGAGGAGCATCAGGAACGCTTAAAGGCACTTTCTTTACACCAATCTTCCTTCTAGAGGTAGTTACGATATCAAAGACATTAAAATAGAAAACTTAACCAATAAGGTTTCCCCAAATGAAGACGCAATTACATGGGGAATTATACAAGGAATATTCCATTCTCTAGCACATACACACCTTCATAGAGAAACCATCCAATTTTAGATGGAGCAATAATCTAAAGAAAAGATACAATCAAGGATAACTATATCAACAAATGTATAAAAACCAGCATAAGAGAAAATTACAAGAACCATATCAAAATCACCAACAAGATTCACAACGATACAAGAATATTTCTCAATAAATAATTCAATAAGATATCATTATGAGCCTAGACAACAATACCAAGATCAACCTTAAAATCATCTACAATCATGGAAGGCTTATAAAATGGAGGATGCCTTAAGCCACATCATACATGTAACACAAGATAGTTTCAAACACATGAAGGTTAATTAAGAAACTACTAAAACGAATAATGAAACATCAATGTGGAATTCAAAAACATAAATTGACCAATTATCTAAACAATTGGCATCTCAATCTAAAAAAAACTATGAAGTAACTACAATGGATAATCCCAATAAGAGTAAAAGATTATATGCTATAATTTTGAGATTGAGTAAGTATGATAGGTGGAAATCGTTAAGTATTATCATAAAtgttgtaatttattaaatacaagcgtgttccaaaatgacaaatggtggaagtgagttaatgctaataaatgcatgagataactcttcatgaattttgaattttgaattttgaattttgaattcgaagattgtaactcttcatgagatgttgcaaaggcgaaaccatgcaactgttggtgaaacatgctgcaggccaatcattatgattattggaaaaggACATTGCTTCACCAAGGGTCGCTACCTTGTGAAACAATATCAACATGGCCTATAAAAGCATAAATCCGGATTCAGAATACAACACACAAAATCCGAAAATCATCTAAATAATTCCAGACGCTCTTCGCTGCATTCGGGTTTTCGTCGGTCTTGCGCAAACTTGATaaggctgaattatcctgggtattcctgcatcacaactctaagacaatcgagagtgcttgaaatactataaggaaaGTTTTGCGTTCACGATTCAAGCCTGGATCCCTTTAATCTTTCCGAAATTTCTAACAATCTTATAGTATTTTCAAATAATGGTTATCAAGGCTTCAATTTCAAGCATCAAAAAGAAAAACTCAAGAAAGAACACAAGAATAATCGGTATTACGAAATCTGGTATGATTTTATTATTCTTCATATTAATTAGAGCACCGTGAAAATCATGATATCAAGATCTGAATATAAAAGTTTTCTATCAATTTGGATCAGAGACAGATTATTGATATTGTGATTTTTTGATAATAACTAATTGATGTGATTTTGAATTAGATTTCTTTAATAACTATAGTATTACTTAATTTAATGGTTTTCATGATTTTTAATAGAAAAGCAATATCCGTATCATGATTTTCCATTTGTTGGACAAATTATTACATATTGATGGTTGAATGATATGCATCTAACAATACATGAATAAATCATGATTACGCAATTATATTATACTTGATTATGTAACCTATTTTCCATATGAATAGAAATTGAAGGGTATTGTACATAATAGAAAAGTTTTCATTCTAGTATGGGATATGGAACTCATGATATGTAAATATATGTATTATGCATTCATGATATGTAAATTTGTTCCATGATAGAAGTGCATGACAATATGTTGTTTTATTTTAAGAAATAGAGAAACATGTTATGCCCTTTGAAGGAAACGAAATCATATATACAGTTTTAAAAGGTTTTACAATATAAACATATAACGGGTTCTATGTTGTCTTCTTTCGGCATATTGATTGCCATACAGTGCCTTATTTTGGTGATATATAAATACTACTTATTATATGTATATTATATGTATGTTGCATAACAATTCAAGTTGGTatgaaattaattttttaaaaatacgGGATGTTCCTTTGTTTATTTTTAGAATTAATTTGTATAAAGGATAACTTGTGATTCAATAAGGTATTATTCAAAGATGAATCGTGACTTATATAAACTTTTGAATTTGAAGTCTAATGTGACTATTGAATTCTAATATATGAAATTTTTTAGAACCTTATCACAAAGAATAAGGAATTTGATATTCCTACAATGAAGACCCTTGTGAGGAGGGTTCTCCACATATTGTTGAAACACAAACCAGAATTTTCTTCATGGATTGCTGAAACATAATCCTAAATTAGAATAAGAAAGAGAGTCTGAAAGGCTAAGGATCTAGGATCAAACAAAATTGATAATCAATTTATTTCTTTTATCTAATGGAAGGAAATAGTAAGAATTTTGTTCGTAAGATTCTTATTATTCTTCAAGTGGAAGATGATCCTATGACTTAAAAGGAAGGAATCAACAACTTCAAGGGACTCATCTTATTTAGAAGGAAGTATCATATTGTGATGGTACACTAAACACCTACAAGTCTAGATTAATGACCAATGgtgttttaaataaaaaatgtGTTTATCATTTGATACATATGCATTAATAGCAAGCACAACAAAATTAGAGCATTGTTTGCATTAGCTTCTTTGCATGACTTTATAGTTCATGAAATGGATGTCAAAATGAAATTTCAATATGGAGATCTCGATGACGAGATTTATATGAATCAACCATAAGGTTATGAATAAAAGGTATGAAAGTTTGTCAAATCCTTGTATGAATTCAAACAAGCACCGAAACAATGACATCAAAAGTTTGACAATGTCATAGTAAGATTCACCAATTAATTAGGGGAGACACACAACTTAAGAGGAGACaatattttgtcatcatcaaaaggcGGGAGATTGTGAGGAATAAATCTTATATCTAGTtcaattttgatgaagacaaagatTATCAAAGGAGAAAAGGTTCAAAAGGTTCATGCACATCAATGATGAAGTTGATTAAGAAAGTTGAACATAGAAATTCAAGTGAAGATTTGAGACAAGTGAACATAACTAAGGTACTCGTTGAAATTTATATTATACTAATTTAAATTTCTCATAATTTCACTTCTCACTTCATCTAAAAACATTCTTACATCATCATGCATGATTATCTAAAAACATTATTCATCTAATTCTTGTTACAAGTGTTTGTACACAAAGTTGTGTGAGAATATTGTGATATTCACTCGTATTCATATTGATTATATGATTGATCATTAGCAACAAGATGAATGGAATTTTAGAAACAAAGAGGTTTCAAACTTTCATATTCAAGATGAATGATCTTGGACTAGTTGACACATTTTTGGGGATTAAAGTAAAGTGAAATAGTGGGGGTTGTGAACTTAGTCAAACACATTATGTTGAGAAAATGTTGGAAAAGTTCAAACACCTAAGCTTTAAGGAAGTAAACACTCCATTCGATCctagtgtcaaacttcaaaataaCAATGGGAGAACCGTGTCACAActggaatatgcaagtgcaattgGATGTCTAATGTACTTAATGCAATGCACCAGACCTGACATAGCTTTTGAAGTTAGTAAGATGAGTAGATTTACTAGCAATCCAAATGATGAACATTGGAAGGCCATAACTAGGATTTTCGGATATTTGTTAAAGACCAAAAATCTTGGCCTTCATTATGGTAAGTTTCCTTCCGTACTAGAAGGATATACTGACGCAAGTTGGATATCAAGTGTTGGAGATTATAAATCTACAACTGGGTGGATATTCACATTAGCTGGAGGTGCGATTTCTTGGAaaagcaagaaacaaacatgcattactctctcaaccatggaatcagagtttgTGGCTCTTGCGTCTGCTGGACAAGAAGCAGAATGGTTGAGGGACCTCTTATTGGAGGTTCCGTTAgctaaagacaatgtttcaaaAGTATTGATACATTGTGATAGTCAAGCCACCCTGGCTAGAGCGTTCAGTGAAGTGTACAATTGAAAGTCTAGACACATA includes these proteins:
- the LOC127118731 gene encoding RING-H2 finger protein ATL54; translated protein: MARIQRKLFPTEATSNQTLDCYGFCDPLCPSNCYTNTNYYFTPPPLEHTTQVNHIGSYFIILISLFSLIFIIIVFYIIKVKCYNEMCGWRINNSIRSQGFNNEELLNENRDHPVWLIATVGLQQSIINSITVCKYRKNEGLIEGTECSVCLSEFREDETLRLLPKCSHAFHISCIDTWLRSHTNCPLCRASIVSNNVTPEVTLLNSEQENNNFGRNQETQMENPRNDQENVLNNNVAFENMIGESSDESSESRRYHQVVEKEMHKVSVWKAITQKSSKTMRRCSIEERLHVKPVAMKKSLNLHGRKSFKKRYATMI